The region TCTTGTCACAGACCATCGAGATGGgacttttctctctctatccGCTAGTATCAGTTGGACTTGTGACATGGCTGTTAGCATACCTGACGTCTGTCAGGTTCGCTCTCTATGTGGCAGTCTTCTACGGCTTTCTTCTTCTGAGGATCTTCCTTAAACCAGCAATATCATCATTCTACAAGCTCAACCCAGAGCAATCAAGGAGAAACCAGATCTTAGGAAGGGCAGAAGCAGCAACAGTACTCATAGTATATGTTGGGtttccatttcttttatatCTAACTTCACATATAATGGAAATGCTGCATGCTGATATCTTTACCCTTGTAGAATTATTGCTCATAGCCTGTTTACCTTCTTTTCTAGCAACTTTAATACAACTTCGTGGACTCTACGAACAATTTAACATAACTGTAAATCAGGTAATATATGCTAGAATCATGCTTGGTTTTGTGTCTCTCATCTTGTCCTGTTGGATTGCACAGCAAATGGGCCTTTCATCTGCAACATCTTGGTTGTTCCCAGCAATTGCATCATACACACTACTGGGGTTCTCCTTGTCAAAGGGTAGACGGTTTTTAGTTGCCTCCACACTTCTTACTCTTGGAACCCTGTTTATCACATCCTATGCTATCTACCAGGTAGTACCTTTGTCTCTCATTATACCATCTGTATCAACTCTTCCTCTAACCCTCCTCTTGGTTTTGAATGCATCCGTTTCTATTGCATGTGTCTTGCTGGCTAGAACAAAGTATTCTCATCTCTCGTTGTGCATTCTTTTACAGGCAGCACTACTTGTACATTCAGAATGTTTCCTTATATCTCTAGGCCTTTATATGCAGTTCCTTGCTGTTTTAACATTCTTGCTTCAAATGTATCTCATTGCCAGATTGCATGCAAGTTCAAAGGTCACCCATCACTGCCTTTGGTTGTGTGGCACTATTCATTCAATGAAACTTCCCTATTGCTTccaatacattttaaaaatctcaGAAAATAACGCAAATATTGGAATCCTTTCCAGCTATAGTTGTGTTGCTTTGATAGGTGTCACTCTTAGGATTCTTATTTATGAAAATCAAGAGCAACTTTCACCTAAGGAAATACTTAGATACCTGTTCTTTACAGCTGTTAGTGTTCCAACATTTATCTTGAATGTGATGCAACCTGTTTTTCTGCAGGTATTAGATATAAACTTTGTGGCAGTCTTGTTCACAGATTTGATGGTAACAAGTGCATTTGCTTTTAAGCTGACCAAGTGCAATATGAAGCAGAATCTGAATGGTTTCAAAGTGAGTGGAGTAATGTTTTTTGTAAGTGGCATTTCGTTGCTGATGCAAGCACCAGTCATTAAGGAACATATGTCTCTGTGGTCAGTGCTCATGATAGAGATGGCTGCTGTGCTACTATTGTCAAGTTCATGTTCCCTGATCCACCCTCCTCATCCCCGTCTCTATGCCTTTGTGGGAGGGCTACTTATTGGAATACCTATAGGTGTGATTACGCATCAGTTCATAGAGCCTTTGGGTGGTCTATTGTCCATTGTTGCATATGCTGCACTCTATGTTGAGGTCTTTACAATAATCTTACTACTTTGGAGGTATTCCATCGAATGGAAGGATAGGAATCTCACTCAGTGTGTCAAAGATCTCTTCTTGCATGGGACATTTGTTGCTTCATTCATAATATCCATGTCTATATTTCTGAACGACCTTTGCAACCTCACTAAATCATCATGGTGGAATGCTGTCTCACAGGTTCCTTCGACATCCCTTTTGTGTACCATCTCTGGCATCCTATCTCTCACTATCAGATTATTCTGTCTCAAGTGGCAGCAGCAGAATCCTTTCTCCTACAAACCAGGCCTGATCCCTACTTATGGTAACATCCTCACCATCATGACCTACCTTTTAGCAATCATTAGCAACCCTCTCCCATTTCCTGAGATCTGGAACTCTGTAGCATCCATAGTTTTCCTATTCCTTCAACAAGACCTCAAAATATTCCCCAATTTCCGTGCACCCATGAGGACAGGTACTATCTTTGCCGTTTGCATGAGCcagtttttattcttttccttCAAGTATTCTATTCTGTGGACAGAAGAGATTGGTGTCTTTGCCATCCTTGAGGTCCTAACACTGCCTCTCAGTATTCCTTCGCTCATCGTAATGACAATAGTCCTTTCACAACCTCTCAAATTGACTATCCCAGAGCAAACAGTCATACTGTGTACACCTCTGCCTGTCCTTGTGTTCACATTTGGTAATAGCTATGCTAGTTGGGTGCTTGCTGGAACTAGTTTTGGGTGTGGTGTTTGGCTTTTACAAAAGACGTCTTTTGGTTTGCAATAAGTGTACATaccatttgtatatattttatactAATTATTTGGGAATTGCAATAAGTATTACTGGttttaactttaaaatgtttctGTATCACGTTTTATGCggttgaattattttttaactcatgttttgtttttttgtttttccttttttctatcaTAGTTTTAACTCCAGCTATAGAAGGTTATTTAGTGCATGAATATACCTTACATCAGTTTTTGTGATCGAAATTCACATTTTGAATGGGTTTAGTTATTTTTACtgttatacaaataatgtacatttttGTTGTGTTGTGGCAATGCAGCACTCTAGAGGGCATTTTCAATATGTGCAATTCATATGAATACCAGAGATGCCTGCATCATCACTAACatcatgaattttaaaaatacgcattatttgttttataaagtgGTTGGCAAAATGAATCTGAAGTTTGAATCCCTTCAAATTTTATAGTATCGCTCAAACAAAAATGTCAtgtctgttttcttttgtgatatcacaGGCATATCTCCTAAGTATGCCTGACTACGTACATCAAAATCCTTGCCATAACCTTTCCTTTGATTCTTTCTTTGAAAGAATTTATATTTAATATGGCAGCTCATTTTTTATGCACTATGAGGTAAATAATGTACCctaaaatgcacagtgctgcacccAAAAATTCATGGCTGTAAGGTTGCATAAAATAAGTCACTATTAAATGCACCCTTGAACCTGTATTATAATAGTTTTTATTGAAGGCAAGCAGTATTTATGTTTAATGACAGTTGTATGAAACAGTACTAATTTTTAATACTATGAGAAAGTATTTTTACAGCTTTTGTAGATTTACAAATCCAAGTACGAAAGTACAATGTAAATTCTTGAAAATTTTGTGGAGCTGGAAAATTCTAAACCAATTCTAGATTAAAATTTACCaagttaaatttcaaatttcagaTTCCAGCTGTTAAATTTCAACTTTATTAATATTGTGTGGATAATCTATGGTCTTTGATGAAATAGTTTTGAATAAAGTTATTTGTCTATTATTAACTATTGAAAGTTCAGTCATTTTAAATGTTTATTAAGATGTGTTTAAGCTGTTTATGCATAAAAAGCGTAAACAATGCACCTGTAAATACTGGTTCATTAGAATAATATAATATAGTACTGTGTTTTGTCCATATGATCAGGGGAGCattcaatcaacattttgtcaTGTGACAAATTTCTtgggttttgattggctgagtaGCACAGATGtgtgactgttactatggcatctgtcaaataatcaataa is a window of Lytechinus variegatus isolate NC3 chromosome 2, Lvar_3.0, whole genome shotgun sequence DNA encoding:
- the LOC121408792 gene encoding uncharacterized protein LOC121408792 translates to MMHQRGTAGGSSEMTQTSDHNDSSRDYGNSQHEESKPMASFLYNKHVLPAAIPGLLFIFTMAGELLLAILTVGALAIYLMVSGDAPQNAVIAYICTFVASQMAVLYSCLPLIWISIFNIPLLMLLNMFLGLTGVWGLIQFPFFISNQPILSQTIEMGLFSLYPLVSVGLVTWLLAYLTSVRFALYVAVFYGFLLLRIFLKPAISSFYKLNPEQSRRNQILGRAEAATVLIVYVGFPFLLYLTSHIMEMLHADIFTLVELLLIACLPSFLATLIQLRGLYEQFNITVNQVIYARIMLGFVSLILSCWIAQQMGLSSATSWLFPAIASYTLLGFSLSKGRRFLVASTLLTLGTLFITSYAIYQVVPLSLIIPSVSTLPLTLLLVLNASVSIACVLLARTKYSHLSLCILLQAALLVHSECFLISLGLYMQFLAVLTFLLQMYLIARLHASSKVTHHCLWLCGTIHSMKLPYCFQYILKISENNANIGILSSYSCVALIGVTLRILIYENQEQLSPKEILRYLFFTAVSVPTFILNVMQPVFLQVLDINFVAVLFTDLMVTSAFAFKLTKCNMKQNLNGFKVSGVMFFVSGISLLMQAPVIKEHMSLWSVLMIEMAAVLLLSSSCSLIHPPHPRLYAFVGGLLIGIPIGVITHQFIEPLGGLLSIVAYAALYVEVFTIILLLWRYSIEWKDRNLTQCVKDLFLHGTFVASFIISMSIFLNDLCNLTKSSWWNAVSQVPSTSLLCTISGILSLTIRLFCLKWQQQNPFSYKPGLIPTYGNILTIMTYLLAIISNPLPFPEIWNSVASIVFLFLQQDLKIFPNFRAPMRTGTIFAVCMSQFLFFSFKYSILWTEEIGVFAILEVLTLPLSIPSLIVMTIVLSQPLKLTIPEQTVILCTPLPVLVFTFGNSYASWVLAGTSFGCGVWLLQKTSFGLQ